A region of the Yarrowia lipolytica chromosome 1C, complete sequence genome:
CACACAGAGACAAGGGACTATTccaggtactgtaccgacCTCCATCCACTTAGACCGGAGCATTGATGCTGACTGATTGAGACCATGCATGAGACGGTTGCCTAGGGGTAGTTGCTTTAGCCAATGAGGACTGACCCATTGGCAACTGTCTGTCCATCTGTCATTATCTTCAGGGCCCGTCGAAAAATCTATGTCTGTCGGGTCTGACCCTGATCGTGTCCGACCATGTCTGACCCTGACCGTGTCCGGCCGTGTCCTCCATGTTCTGTATCCTCAACAATACTCACATCATAGGCGTAGGGGAGAGGGGGCAGGACGTAGGACATTTTGGTGTTGACGAGAGCAAATTGGGGTCTTGGACTAAGAAAGAGAAAGCTGATTCCTGGGGTTGTAGCTTGGGGTTTAAGAGAACCCTGGTGGTTATGAGGATAGTGGAAGGTACAAGGAACTGAGGGGACGGAAGCAAGCCACGATGAGCAAATTGCAGCTTTGAAAACGTGCAAATCAGGCTAGACTTGTTGTTTCCGCAGACTAAATCTGCTCAATTGATTACATATATGCTCATTACGCCGTTCTAAATGCTCATTATTTGCTCACTGGATAGAGACATGGGGTCCGAAGCCACATGGACGTGTGACTTTTGGTAAACTGAAAGGtcttgtttgtttttgtggaTAACACGTGAGATACCGACTATTCGGCTCACAGACGGATATTTCTCAATTTTTCCTCGATTTAATCCGATTTTCAATTGTGTATTTCGTCTCATGCTCCCCACATTAACGGACTTGCGCCATTCATGTACCGTTGATGACTCGGTAAATTGAAAAAGGAAATTCAGAAAATTCGCACTAGTCAGAAAATTCCAAACAAGTCAGAAAGTTCCAAGATAATTCAGAAAATTCCAAGATAATTCAGTAAATcggaagaaaaaaaaccatATGCttcaaaaaacaccaaTATTCATCAACAATCTCACTTTTTCGCCTCTCAGTGCGAAAAGCAAAAACACTAAATTACTGGAGGTGTATTTGTCAGCATCTCTGACTGTCACCCAACAGGACTTACTGTACCGGTAGGAAAGAAATAAGACTCTACATGGGTGTCATGGGTGTTTCTATGCCTTTCTCTGTCAGATAACAGACCCAATCATCTCCTAACTACTCTTATAAGTCGCTGGCATCGACCTCATGATTCTTCCTCCAACGGTGGAAACACGACGGCGTTCCCTCATGTGATTATTGGAGGTTTTCCCGTATATATGATCCTTCTGGCTTGATTTATCGGCTCAGAGTGAAGTTGCCCAAGGATATCAATGGTTTATCACCCTTATTTCTCCatatttttgtttttcctGCCTGctctaaaaaaaaaaaaaaaaaaaaaaaaaaaaaaaaaaaaaaacctaATTTATTTTTCTGATTTTCGCCACAAAAATTTTAGGTTACGATTAACCTCGATGAACATGTACGCTGTCTGTTAATTAATTTTTTCCATTATATTGACTAGCGCAACATTGATGGACGAGTTATCACGGCTTTCGGTGGACGTGGTCGACCAGGGCACGCTGGAGAACCAGATCACCAATGAGGCAGACTcgattctcaagaagcgCGAGTTTGAGATCGACACCAAACGGCTCTCCAAGGCGCAGGATGCTGAAAAGACGTTTCTCAGTAAACTGCGGTCCATGGAGCGAAAGATCAATGATCCCGCCACCAAGATCAGCGAGCGCGAGAAGCTGAAGCGCGACGTGGCCACTCTCAAGCGCACCGAGCTCGCCACGGTCCAGCAGGACATTTCTGACATCAGACAGCGACTACAAGAGAACGACACCAGCAGTGCAACTACAGAGCTACAGGCGTCGGATCGACATGAAGGCGAGTCGGAACAGGAGTACCTTGTTCGAACCGGAAAAATCACCCCGTTCGCCAACACCAGGGGGTTTACTAGAGGAAAAGGAGATGTGACTCAGAACATTGATACCAGCAAGCCATATACTTCGAGCACTATTACTGAACTCGGTGATATCAaagaggacgacgacgatgacggAGAGGATGAAATCAAGGACGAAGAAGATGCTGAAGACGACGCGGACGCTTACTCATCTGGATACACTACGGACGAGATTGAACCTGAAGATATGGAGCTTGTGGAGCTGAAAAAGAAGCGGAGACGTACCGAACGACCAGAGACGGAAGCTATCGACGACGGAGACGAGTGGTCTTATCAGCAACGGCTTAATTGGTGGGTGGAAAAGCGCCAAAAGGCTAGGGCCAGAGCCGGAGTCATCGTTCCTGCCAGTGACTATGCCAAGGAGGAATGGCTTTTAGACGGACCTGAGGCCGATGCTATTCTTGAGGGCAACTTCAAGGTGCCTGGAGAAATCTTCAATGCTCTATTTGACTATCAGAAGACGTGTGTTCAGTGGTTGTGGGAGCTGCATACGCAAAAGACGGGAGGTATCATTGGAGACGAGATGGGTCTGGGCAAAACTATTCAAATTATCAGTTTCCTGGCCGGTCTGCATCATTCTGGTCTGCTTACCAAACCCGTCATTGTCGTGTGTCCTGCCACAGTCATGAAACAGTGGGTTGAGGAGTTCCATAAGTGGTGGCCGGCTCTGAGAGTGGTGATTTTGCATAGTATGGGCGAGGGGAGCAAGGGCAAAAAGAAGCGCAAAGGTGAGATTGACTctgatgacgatgatgatgaaaTGATTAGACCCACTCCTTCAAGCACCAAGAATCTCGTTGAGACTATTGACAAGGTGTTTAAGGACGGCCACGTGGTTGTCACGACCTATGCAGGTCTCAAATCGTATCGCTCGCTGCTTCTGGACCGTGAATGGGGCTATTGCATTCTTGATGAGGGTCACAAGATTCGAAATCCTGACTCTCAAATCACTCTCGACTgcaagcagctcaagacGGTGCATCGGCTGATTCTGTCAGGAACACCTATTCAGAACAACCTCACCGAGCTGTGGAGTTTGTTGGATTTTGTTTGTCCCGGTCGACTGGGTACCCTGCCTGTCTTTCACTCGCAGTTTGCTGTTCCTATCAACGTTGGAGGGTACGCCAATGCTACTAACATCCAGGTCCAGACTGCCTACAAGTGTGCCGTTGTACTTCGAGACCTGATCGCACCGTATCTCTTGCGTCGAATGAAGACTGATGTGGCCACTGATctgcccaagaaggaggagaaggtgcTCTTCTGCAAACTGACGGACTCGCAAAGGCTGCATTACAAGGGTTTCCTCAAGTCCGAAGAACTCAAATCGATTCTGGCCGGAAAACGGCAGTCACTATTTGGTATCGACATCCTACGTAAGATTTGCAACCACCCTGACCTCGCGTCTCGAGAGATCCTCAAGAAGACAGCGGATTACTACTACGGAGACCCTGCCAAATCAGGAAAGATGCAGGTGGTCAAGGCTCTTGTGGAtctgtggaagaagcagggTCACAGGACGCTTCTTTTCTGCCAGACTCGTCAGATGTTGGAGATCCTGGAAGACTTCTTTGCTAACATGCCTGACATCAAGTATCTTCGAATGGACGGCACCACACCCATTTCCAAGCGGCAGGATATGGTAGACACATACAACAAGGACACGTCGTACgatttgtttttgttgacAACTCGAGTGGGAGGGCTTGGTGTGAACCTCACTGGAGCAAATCGTGTCATCATTTTTGACCCTGATTGGAACCCCAGTACGGATCTGCAAGCTCGAGAACGATCCTGGCGTCTGGGACAGAAACGAAATGTTGTTGTCTACCGCTTGATGACGGCAGGTACGATTGAAGAGAAAATCTATCATCGGCAGATCTTCAAGCAGTTTCTGACCaacaagattctcaaggatGCCAAGCAGCGTCGTTTCTTCAAGATGAACGACATTCACGATCTGTTTTCGCTTGACgacggagaaggagacacCACCGAGACGGGTATGATTTTCTCCGGTTCCGAAAAGAAGATTGAGAACAAGAAacccgagaagaagatgaaggacgacgacgacttctACCAGGTGGTCGGTCTCAATGGAGTGTCCAAGCTTGAGAAGTTTGAGAACGGCGAGGAGGAACGAGCCGAGAGTAATGACGGAGATAACGATGACAACATTCTCAACGACATCTTCTCTCAGACCGGTGTGCATTCTGCACTTGAACACGACGCTATCATGGATGCGTCTCGTCCAGAGACCGTTATCATCGAACGAGAGGCTAAGAGAGTTGCTGAAGTAGCTGCCAAAGCTCTCAGAGACTCGCGGAAGAAGGCACAGGCCAACGACATTGGAACTGTGACTTGGACGGGCAAGTTTGGCAGTGCCGGAAAGTttggcaagaagaagcagtcgGCTGGTAAAGTCGGAGTGCCGAAATTTGGGTCAGACAAGTTCTCTTCGTCCTCCATTCTGCAAAACATTAAGGCGAAGAAATCCCTGGAGGAGTCTACTAATGCATACACTGGTCTGATCAACATGAGCGATCtggacaaggtcaagctgctggagaagatcagCGAGAGTCTCAAACTGGCCGGAGCAGGAGGCTTGTCGTCGAAAGACATTGCCAACGAGTTTGCTCTCAAGTTGACTAAtcaggaggaggtggcagTCATGAGACAGCTACTGAGACAGGCTGGAGAGTGGAATGGAGCCACGAAGAAGTGGAGGTATAAGGCCGTCGAGGATGTGGGagatgaggacgaggagataCAGGAGGTGGTCCCCGTGGATGAAATGGGAAATAAACTGTAGATAGATATTTATAATGCATGCTTCAACATGAATCTGATTATTGTCATCAGGCACGACAACTATTACTCGGACAACGAAAAGGAAAACCAATCTTGCCTTGCCTACAGTACCAGTTATGGGATAAAAATATGTAAATCCATTTATACATGATGCAAAGATTCTTCTAGTAGTTGAGCTGGTTAATCACAGCATTACGTCTTCCGTTGACCGGCCTCCTTCGCACTCGACGATAGCGCACTCGGACAACGTCCTCAACTGTACTACCTCCGACTCATCAAATGTACTACCACCGACTCATCAACCCATTCTCCAACTTTCTCACCACCTCACCATACTCGTTTCCCTGTCCCTGGTGATTCCTGGTCAGCTCTGATGGAGGAATGTACGCGGGACTGGGTTGGGCCTGGATATGGTCCGCAGGATTAACCATAGCCGTTGCTCTCTGAATAGGCGGCGGAATGGGATCCATGGATCCATATGTCAACGCTCGCGGTCGTCTCGAACCCGAACCCGAGTTCTGCTGCTTCAGACCGGTGCTCCAGTTGGCAGGAGGCTGCATGTGTGCATACTGCGCCGCCTCAGCAGACGTCTGAGCTGCGGAGGAGCCTGCAGCTGGGCCGGGGGGGACCATGGCATTGGCGTTCTGGCCCTGAGCGTGTAGAGGCTGGGACTGCGAAATGGGCTGGGCTGTCGGTGTGGGGTGGAAGACGTCCTTTTCTTCCTTGGGATGTGGCACAAAGGGACCTGTGAACTTGGACTCGGTGATGAACGGATGAGATGCCGCCTGTTGAGGAGTCCACCGCTCAAAGGGATTGTAGTTGAGCAAACCCATGAGGAAATCATACAGCGCCTCGCGGTTGAGCATCTCCTTGTCAATATCCGCCCGCTTCATATCCTTCTTATGCAAGGGGTACTCCATGATAATGGTTTTGAGATTTGCAGATGTGAAGTACTGCTTGGACTCCTTTTCATCCACGTTAAACTCACGGGAGTATCGCTCCCGCGACTTGAGCCGGTATCGCTTGCGGCCCTGGTCGTCCACAATCTTTTCCATGAACTTGCCGCTGTTCTTGCCCATCTCAACCATCCAATTAGGAGGGTCACCCAGAGATGCCACTATTCGAGACAGCTGGTTGTACTCAGACGCTCCAGGGAAGATGGGAAGACCGAGGAATAGCTCGGCAATGATGCAGCCCATGGACCACATGTCGATGGAGGTGGTATATGGGATACCGAGCAACACCTCGGGCGATCGGTAAAACCGCGATTGGATATATGTGTAGACAGTTTTTCTTTCGTGGCAAGCAGACCCAAAGTCAATCACCTTGATAATGGGACTATCGAGGTTTTTGAGCAAAATGTTTTCGGGCTTGAGATCACAATGGATGAGTTTGGCGTTTTTCAGCACTGTGAGAGAGTCCAGAAGCTGGCGAGAAAACACCCTGACGAGATTGATAGACAAGCCCCGGAACTGGTTCTGTTTGAGAAGTTCGTAGAGGTTAGAACTCAGCAGCTCAAACACGAGACAGTAATGTTGCTTATGCAAAaacttgtccttgagccGCAAAATGTGGTGCTCGTCCTTGTTGTCGACCGAGTTATTCAGGTACTCAAGAATCGACACCTCCATCATGCTCTGGTTTAAGAACGCTGGGTTGTTCTTAATCACCTTGACCGCCACAATATCCTTAGTCTTCATGTTCTGGCACTTGACCACTTGCCCAAACGTACCCTGACCCAAAATATCTAGTACCAGATAGCGCTTGTTTTCGTCAGTACCCAGGACGTCATTAACGTACAGAATGTAGTCGTTGTCTCTGTTGTCGTGGCCATTGTTAAGCTTCGGCTCACTGGGCTTGGTGAGCACCCTGCGTGGGTTCTTGGACGACTCGTAGTTGAAGCCCGAGTTGCAGATCTGGTACGTGGCTGACAGCTGCAACGTCAGACACATGAGAGGCGACATGTAGCCGCCCTCGGGGATTGCCCGACGATTCTGGGGTCTTGGGTTGACCTGGGGATTGAGGTCAGAAGCCCGTTCAACCGGTCGGAaggatggaggaggaattGACGCAGGCGGCTCCTGCGGTTGCGGCTGAGGCTGTATCGGTGGCTGTGGTGGAGCTGCATGAATGGGCTGAGGAGCCACGTGTACCGCTTGAGGGGCCGACTGAGGAGCTGTGATGggaggtggttgtgtttgaggtGTTTGTTGTGCCTGTTGCGTCCAATAGTATGGCTTTGTTGCCGGCATGGCGGGATTGTAATGCTGCTGGGGTGTctgttgatgctgctgctgctgctgctgctggggttGTTGAGATGGTTGGCCTTTGCGCACCGGTGACACCCGCGATCGGGCGTAGTTGCCTGCGGGGGTGCTGTGAGGGGACGCCCAGGGGTTGTAAGAAGCCGATTGGGGCGTTACAGGTGAAGAGGACATTTGCACTGATCCCAGAGGAGTGCCGGGCTGCATCTGAGGTGCCAGTGGCGTGCCGGGTTGCGACCTATACAGCGGTTCATGTGGCGACGAATGTTGTTGATGCTGGAGCCCGGGGGGCAGGCCGTACTGTGTCTGCGTCGGGGGATAGTGGCTGGGTTCGTGTGAGGGTCTGCGGGTCGACACAGGCGACGAGGGCTCGTATTGGTGCATGAGCTGCGGGTGGGGCAGCTGTTGGGTCGACAGGGCGTTGGACATGGACGTCTGGAACTGCGGATGCGGTTGCGAGGGCGAAAAAGGACCCATCTGCTGTTGGTGGTAGTACAGACTGCGTTGTGAGTGGGACATGTGCGGAGATCCCATTCCTGCTGAAGTTGAAGAGGCAGCGGCTGCCGAGCTCGAGGCCGACACGTTGGGCGCGCTCTCAAAGCTCTTACGGTAGTAGTCTGTCGGGTACGgtggctgttgttgttgctgttgttgctgctgctgatgctgctgctgctgtttgtgtccgaTCAGCGACGGCATCAGGTGCCCGTTGGACGACATTTTGCGGTGATGCGGCGACGGCGAATGGTCCATCACGGTCACGGCGGCGGTCGGTGTCAGGCTTGCACTCCGATCGACAAGCGAATGTTGAGCGAGCAGTGGCACAGAGTGTTTGCGGAGCGCGATCGAGCCGAATGACGTGGCCTCGTGAGAAGGATAGGGTGCAGACGCAATCTCGGCGTGGTCCGAGGCGGAAGAGTCCCAATGGCAGAGATACAAGTGCAGATACACTTGGTGATGTGGAGTGTCAGTGTAGCCCAAACCAAAGTCTAATTCATAACATGGGGGGGACCACAGTGGAAAACGTCAAACAAGGAAGTGGAAGCAATCTCTTGGCGTGTTTGAAGGGGGTAACATAATAAATGCCCCCCGGTGAACAGGTGGACCAGAAAAGGCCATCAGTAGGTCCGTCGCCGCCATCGCATTCGtcccggtcacgtgacctcccACCTCCCACCTCCCATTCGATACACTTCCTGCTGCACTACATGCGGTGACGTGTGAGCACATATTGTAGCATCAGTTGTTTCATGCGGCGGCGGCGGAATGCTTACTAATGCGCTTGAGCGGGGTGTTCTGGGGGGAGGGTGCTCTTGGTCGTCGCATCGGTTACCCTACCGTGGTACTCTCGGTCCTGTCATACTGCTACCAGAAACTCGCGCTCGAGCCCCCTATCACTACTGTGCCAGTATATCTATGACGCATTCTACTGAGGGTAATTGCGGGCACAGCAGGGGTCTGTCAAGCTTTTTTTACCCGTTGGGTTATTATTAGTATTTCCACTTCTCTTCCAAACCTTTCAACTAGCTTTCCAACTAATCTGCATAACTACGCTGCAGTACAGacagtacaatacacacacatgagccaccaagaagaacactACGCGTGGCGACAGACGCTCCAGGACATCACAATCACCTTCCCCGTGCCTCCAGGCACTCGTGGCAAGCAGATGGATATCAAATTCACCCCCACGACCATCTCGGCAGGTGTCGTGGGCCAGCCTCCCGTTCTTCAAGGCGATCTGTTTGGCAAAATCGCCCCTGAAGAGTCAACGTGGACTGTGGAGGACCAGAGAGAAGTCACCATCAGCATTGAGAAGGTCCACAACCAGGAATGGTGGCCACACGTGGTTACCACGGCCCCCAAGATTGACGTTTCCCAGATCGAGCCAGAGAAGTCCAACCTCAGTGATCTGGACGGAGAAACACGAGCCATGGTGGAAAAGATGATGTACGACCAGCGGCAGAAGGAAATGGGCCAGCCCACGTCGGACGAGCAGCgcaagcagcagctcctggagAATTTCAAAAAACAGCACCCGGAAATGGACTTCTCAAAGGCAAAGATCAACGAGGGCTTTGGAAACATGCCTCAATAAGCGAACCAACCAGCTCATCGAAGCTGTCGGTTGCAGTAGCAATCATCTAGGCGTGGTTCCATTCTTGTGGTGTAATTCTGTCTGTCACGGACAAGTCCACGATACATTATTGGTCTAAATAAGTTATTTTCATTCATATAGTTATGCGATTGTATTTGTAATTCAATGTATCAGAATCCAAAGGAGAAGGCGCTCATGTCGGGCTCCTGGAACTGGCTCGGGGGAGCTGGTTTTTTGCCATTTCTTTCCTTCTTAGTCTTGTCACCGTTCTCAGTGTTGTCTTCGGGCTTATCCGCCTTTGGtttgtcctcctcctccttcttcgcAGCATTGACACCATTCTTTTCAGTGCCGCTCTTTGGTTTGTCCTCTGTCTTCGGAGAATCATGGAAACTGTCCAGCATCGAGGGAGGTTCACTGGAcgttttttctttcttggGCTCCTCATATCCACTCAGCATGGAAGGTGGCTCCTGGAAACTATCCAACATAGAAGGAGGATGACTAGCGTTGGTCTTGGACTCCTTCTTTGGCTCATGGAACCCATCCAACATCGAAGGAGCTCCTttcccaccaccacccatgTCAAATCCCTCCAACATGGAAGGACCCTCGCTAGCAGGAATGGGGGCCGGTTTGGATTTGAAG
Encoded here:
- a CDS encoding uncharacterized protein (Compare to YALI0C16643g, similar to Saccharomyces cerevisiae RAD26 (YJR035W); ancestral locus Anc_1.459, similar to uniprot|P40352 Saccharomyces cerevisiae YJR035w RAD26 DNA repair and recombination protein P17.1. f16.1) encodes the protein MDELSRLSVDVVDQGTLENQITNEADSILKKREFEIDTKRLSKAQDAEKTFLSKLRSMERKINDPATKISEREKLKRDVATLKRTELATVQQDISDIRQRLQENDTSSATTELQASDRHEGESEQEYLVRTGKITPFANTRGFTRGKGDVTQNIDTSKPYTSSTITELGDIKEDDDDDGEDEIKDEEDAEDDADAYSSGYTTDEIEPEDMELVELKKKRRRTERPETEAIDDGDEWSYQQRLNWWVEKRQKARARAGVIVPASDYAKEEWLLDGPEADAILEGNFKVPGEIFNALFDYQKTCVQWLWELHTQKTGGIIGDEMGLGKTIQIISFLAGLHHSGLLTKPVIVVCPATVMKQWVEEFHKWWPALRVVILHSMGEGSKGKKKRKGEIDSDDDDDEMIRPTPSSTKNLVETIDKVFKDGHVVVTTYAGLKSYRSLLLDREWGYCILDEGHKIRNPDSQITLDCKQLKTVHRLILSGTPIQNNLTELWSLLDFVCPGRLGTLPVFHSQFAVPINVGGYANATNIQVQTAYKCAVVLRDLIAPYLLRRMKTDVATDLPKKEEKVLFCKLTDSQRLHYKGFLKSEELKSILAGKRQSLFGIDILRKICNHPDLASREILKKTADYYYGDPAKSGKMQVVKALVDLWKKQGHRTLLFCQTRQMLEILEDFFANMPDIKYLRMDGTTPISKRQDMVDTYNKDTSYDLFLLTTRVGGLGVNLTGANRVIIFDPDWNPSTDLQARERSWRLGQKRNVVVYRLMTAGTIEEKIYHRQIFKQFLTNKILKDAKQRRFFKMNDIHDLFSLDDGEGDTTETGMIFSGSEKKIENKKPEKKMKDDDDFYQVVGLNGVSKLEKFENGEEERAESNDGDNDDNILNDIFSQTGVHSALEHDAIMDASRPETVIIEREAKRVAEVAAKALRDSRKKAQANDIGTVTWTGKFGSAGKFGKKKQSAGKVGVPKFGSDKFSSSSILQNIKAKKSLEESTNAYTGLINMSDLDKVKLLEKISESLKLAGAGGLSSKDIANEFALKLTNQEEVAVMRQLLRQAGEWNGATKKWRYKAVEDVGDEDEEIQEVVPVDEMGNKL
- a CDS encoding uncharacterized protein (Compare to YALI0C16665g, similar to uniprot|P14680 Saccharomyces cerevisiae YJL141c YAK1 ser/thr protein kinase P108.1.f3.5) codes for the protein MDHSPSPHHRKMSSNGHLMPSLIGHKQQQQHQQQQQQQQQQPPYPTDYYRKSFESAPNVSASSSAAAASSTSAGMGSPHMSHSQRSLYYHQQQMGPFSPSQPHPQFQTSMSNALSTQQLPHPQLMHQYEPSSPVSTRRPSHEPSHYPPTQTQYGLPPGLQHQQHSSPHEPLYRSQPGTPLAPQMQPGTPLGSVQMSSSPVTPQSASYNPWASPHSTPAGNYARSRVSPVRKGQPSQQPQQQQQQQHQQTPQQHYNPAMPATKPYYWTQQAQQTPQTQPPPITAPQSAPQAVHVAPQPIHAAPPQPPIQPQPQPQEPPASIPPPSFRPVERASDLNPQVNPRPQNRRAIPEGGYMSPLMCLTLQLSATYQICNSGFNYESSKNPRRVLTKPSEPKLNNGHDNRDNDYILYVNDVLGTDENKRYLVLDILGQGTFGQVVKCQNMKTKDIVAVKVIKNNPAFLNQSMMEVSILEYLNNSVDNKDEHHILRLKDKFLHKQHYCLVFELLSSNLYELLKQNQFRGLSINLVRVFSRQLLDSLTVLKNAKLIHCDLKPENILLKNLDSPIIKVIDFGSACHERKTVYTYIQSRFYRSPEVLLGIPYTTSIDMWSMGCIIAELFLGLPIFPGASEYNQLSRIVASLGDPPNWMVEMGKNSGKFMEKIVDDQGRKRYRLKSRERYSREFNVDEKESKQYFTSANLKTIIMEYPLHKKDMKRADIDKEMLNREALYDFLMGLLNYNPFERWTPQQAASHPFITESKFTGPFVPHPKEEKDVFHPTPTAQPISQSQPLHAQGQNANAMVPPGPAAGSSAAQTSAEAAQYAHMQPPANWSTGLKQQNSGSGSRRPRALTYGSMDPIPPPIQRATAMVNPADHIQAQPSPAYIPPSELTRNHQGQGNEYGEVVRKLENGLMSRW
- a CDS encoding uncharacterized protein (Compare to YALI0C16687g, similar to uniprot|P17624 Emericella nidulans Nuclear movement protein NUDC) → MSHQEEHYAWRQTLQDITITFPVPPGTRGKQMDIKFTPTTISAGVVGQPPVLQGDLFGKIAPEESTWTVEDQREVTISIEKVHNQEWWPHVVTTAPKIDVSQIEPEKSNLSDLDGETRAMVEKMMYDQRQKEMGQPTSDEQRKQQLLENFKKQHPEMDFSKAKINEGFGNMPQ